Below is a window of Elusimicrobiota bacterium DNA.
GTTTCAATAGCCGGCGCCTTGAATTTAATGTAGTTTTCAACCTTCTTTTCATCCCATTTATATTTATCCCTGAAATATTCCCACCCAATGGCCATGAAAGGTTTTTTCACGATAGCTTGGGGCGGAATGGAGGGCCTAGCTTCAATCTTTCCAGGAAGTGTTCTTTTCTCTGTCCTACGTATCCAACCAAATAAAATATCCCTAGCCACCGCTTTTTTAAATTGAGATATTGATGCATATGGCCTAAATTCCTCGGGTATTTTTTTAAGTATCTCGCTAAGCATTTCATCTGTTTTTAAGTCCTCTGTAAGATATCCTGCCCGTTTGAAAAATATTGCCTCGTCAATAAAATCATCTGATGTTTTCAAGCCCAGCTTCAAACAGGCAAGGCCTTTGAGCAGTTTTGCATAGGTTTCTATATAGGTTTCCCCTTCTTTCGGCTTTAGATCATTCATCGCTCCGACATCGATAAGATATATTTTAATTGACCCATCATCTTCAATCACAATTCTGAAATTCCCGCCATGAGGATCCCCAAGGTAATACCCCTTTTCAAACAATTGAGTCATGAGAAAATCAAAAATAATTCCTTTAAGCTGTCTAAATTCCTCTGCGGTTAACTTACCACTTTTTATCAATTCTTCACCCCTTCCTAAATCATAACCCTTTACAAGCTCACTAATAAGTACCGACTCGTTTGAGCCCGGGTACATTTTGGGCACTACAAACAGGACACTTCTTGGGCTAGGTGTTTCTGCATTTATCGCATAGCTCTTCTGCTCGTTAATTTCGTCAAGTTGGCTTTCAAGTTTTTTGGTGTTCTCGATTTCTCTTTCAAAGTTTGCGTCTTCTGCAATACTGCCTGATGCACGGTTTTCAAAACCTTCAGGTATTTTTACGCCCCGCGATCTTAATTCGTTACATACCTTTTTAAACATTTCTAGGTCTTCGGCTAAATTTTGTGCCACATCGGGCCTTTTGATTTTGAGCGCTACTTTTTCACTGGTGTCAAGTATTGCTTCAAAGACTATTTTAATAGATGCCGAACCCAACAACCTTCCGATGCTAGGAAATCTCTTTTGCATTTCTAGGTTCTTTATCGTTTCAAAGGCAAATTGTTTGTTCAGCGGCTTAGCTTTGGAACCGAGCTCGGCAAATTTTTCACGCAATTTAGGAGGAATCTGAATGTCGCTTGAATATGCAATCATTTGGGCAATCTTTATTCCTATAATTCCTAAAGACTCCATTAGTTTAGAAATAATCTCATAATCGTCCCTTTCCTCGCCTTCACCTTCAAAAAGTGACGACAAGTTAAGCGCCAAAGACTGCACCAATTCAAGTTTTTTTCGCGGCGAACTATGTTTGATGACTGCGGAAAAGATCTTTTTTAGCAATTTTGGCGACATGGTTTTTCCGATATTTGTTTTTTTGACTATAAATTCTCTGAGTTCATTCATGAAATCTGCAAACAATTTCTCATCCGAAATAATACCTTTATCTCCCCAGAACATAAACTCTATCAGCTGATTGCGCGAACTTTCTCCGACATAGGCATACTGTTTTGATTCCCGCGAAATAGCAAACAAATCTCTAATACTTTCAAACGAAATTCCCATAAGTTCCTCGTATTCACGAATTTGAAGGGGCATCTCTTTTATGCCGATTATCCAGAGCATGAGGTCTTTTCGGTCGGCTACAGAAAGGTTTTCCAGCACTATTTTTACTTTTTGTTCCGTTAAAGAGTTTCCTAGCAGCTGCTCATCTTCAAGAATTCCCTTCTTTTCTGTATAGAGCAAGGCATCTATTTTCTCATACTGTCCATCAGTCTCTGCATTTATCAGAAAGTTCTTCAATATATCGTCCCTGAAATAGTTTTTATCAGGAAAGTATTTTATTAGCAATTCAAGTTTTTGGTCAAAGGTTAGTCCCTCCTTAAGTTTCAGTTCAAGGTCCATCGCTAAAAAGAGAAAATGATTGCTGAAATAGCCGTTAAAGAATTTCTTTGAGGATACGCGAATCTTTTCAATTCTATTCAGAAGCTCTGCTATTTGATTATCTATGGTTCCGCTCTCCAGTGCCTGGTTATACCTGCTTTTTAATAGATTTATCTCTTCAGTAAAAATTAATTCCAAATATTTGTCACGCGCCGGCTGGGAGTTTACAAAACGTTCGCATATATAAGCTATTTTTTCTTCAAATGTATCATCAGAGCTTAATATACTTTGTATCGACTTTTCTAATAACTGGGGCAAAACAGAATCAAGTTGCGCCAGCTTTTGCGGATGGTTATAGTCAAAAAACAGAATGTTTATTTTATCTATTCCGCTATTTTTCCTTTTCATGCTGAAATAGCCCACTTCTAGTTTTTTTAGAAATTTTGAATTCAGTTTAGAAACAATCCTAAGAATATTTTCCAGATTATAATTATTAATTATAGAACGAAGGACAGTTTTATCGTACCTGCGTTGAATAGCGTTTGGATAAAATGCTTCAAGAAGCGCAATATTAAGCATGCTGCTTATATTAGTAATTCGACCATAATCTAACAATATTGCGTATGCTCGCTGCGGAGGCACCTTAAATCTTTTTACCTGATCAATTTGAGCAACAATTTGCTTAACATTTTTGAGTTTTTTAATCGATGGAACAGTGTCATATATTTCTTGCCAGCTGCTTGTAATATGTTCCATTAGCTCGTTAATTATTTGCATTTCTGAAAGTGCATCCAATTGATCTTCCGAGATTTTGTATTTGGCCGTAAGCCATCCAATCAACAATTCATCTATTTTTCTTCCCTGTTGTTTCCCTTTTCTCATTTTATCAATAAATCGCTTTTTATTTATGTCACCGAGTATCAGCTTCGACCTTCCGGTACCCCAAATTCTTGAATCAATACCACGTTTTATAAAGATGCCTTTTGAAGTTGCCAATGTCAATTTTGGAGACAAATCAATACCTTTCTGAAGGAACATATATACAAATACCCAATAAATAAGCTTAAACCATTCGCCCATTTTCTTAACAGCCGATACGACCTTTAATTCCTTTTTTTGCCGCCCTGGCTCAGAGGGAAGTATTTTTTCAAAACTTAGTCTATCTTCCGCTCCAAGCCCCGTTTGTTTCTTTCCCGATTCCCTTCTGATTAGATAGGACAAAAGAAACATGTTTTCAAGCCCAAGCCTTTTATCTGTATTCAAAAGGGGAAGGATCTTCTCTAACAACACAACAAGAGATTTATCATTTTCAATAAGTATTTTAAGTTTCACTAAATCATATATAGGTTGATTAGGGTATTTAATATTAGTTTCACGTAAGAATGCTGCCAAAAGAATGAAATTTCTTAGAGGACCTGGCGGCAAAAACGTTTTTGCTTTTTCAATAATTTGTTCATACGGCATCGGAGATTCAAATATAAAATTGAATATATCTGACCTGAATAGCACTTCTCTGCTTTCGGCGTATGGGCTCGTCCTATCAAAATAGAAAGGCAGTTTGAAAATACTGTTGAACAGCGTTTCATACTTGTCGGTAACTTCCGGATCAGCTTTTTTCGTATCAAACAATTCAATATAAAGTCCCCGCATCTCTTCAGCTGACGGTCCGTATTTTCCACGTCTCTGCTCAGCAAAAGTTTTATAAAATTCTTGCAGTTGGTCATATTTGTCTTCTGAATTAGCAACACCCATTTCACCTAAGAATACCTTAATAGCTAAATCGCTGACCTGCGCGTACCAATCATCTTGGACATCTTTAAGACTCCTCAATTTGCCCAGAGTTATATCAACTGCGAGAGACTTCATCATTTCATCTCTCGATCCATAGGGTTCTTTGGCATGTTTCCTATACATATAGTCGCTGTTCAAAACCAAGCAAAGTACCTTCTTGTCTTCCTCAGATATACTGGAAATATCATTCTCAATCAAATAATATTCTCCCCCCATAGAAGCCAAACAGACCATTCTTTTTGTATCTTCTGAAACATCGTATGCGCCGTCCGGAACATTTTTTTCGAATATTTCATTGACGATGCCGGCATACATTTCATCCCGTCTCTCGCTAGAAAGCACATTTATATAGTCCCTAAGCTTTAAGCTAATTTCTTTTATATCTAAATTCTTTTTGCGCATATATTCAAAGGTTTTTTCAAGCATTTTTGCTGCTTCGCTCGTACTTTTTCGGACTTCCCAATAGGTAAGCATTTTGGAAATGTCTCTGACAGAAATATTGAGAAAATCATAATTATCATAATGCTCTTGTTCGATATTATTAAAAAAACTTTCGCTTATCTGTTCTAGGAATTTGTCATTTTGAGTTTCATCATGGAGTTTTTTGAAAAGCAATTTTATTCTTTCGTTGGAATATCCCGTTTCTTCAAAGTACCGGACAAGGAACCCTAGAACATCATCATTTATTTCTCTTCTTACACCAAACTCCTCACGATGCGGGCAATTGACTAGATATTCCCTGTCAAGAAACATCTTAATCTTTTCTTCACGGCTCAGACCTTTACCATAAAGCACCACTTTAGCTAAATTTCGCCAGTCACCAT
It encodes the following:
- a CDS encoding AarF/UbiB family protein, which codes for MPYEFVAESYIRKKMRAVSYLPQEDWQPYIDILSIIGKIHDEAFMDFSKSLNGDWRNLAKVVLYGKGLSREEKIKMFLDREYLVNCPHREEFGVRREINDDVLGFLVRYFEETGYSNERIKLLFKKLHDETQNDKFLEQISESFFNNIEQEHYDNYDFLNISVRDISKMLTYWEVRKSTSEAAKMLEKTFEYMRKKNLDIKEISLKLRDYINVLSSERRDEMYAGIVNEIFEKNVPDGAYDVSEDTKRMVCLASMGGEYYLIENDISSISEEDKKVLCLVLNSDYMYRKHAKEPYGSRDEMMKSLAVDITLGKLRSLKDVQDDWYAQVSDLAIKVFLGEMGVANSEDKYDQLQEFYKTFAEQRRGKYGPSAEEMRGLYIELFDTKKADPEVTDKYETLFNSIFKLPFYFDRTSPYAESREVLFRSDIFNFIFESPMPYEQIIEKAKTFLPPGPLRNFILLAAFLRETNIKYPNQPIYDLVKLKILIENDKSLVVLLEKILPLLNTDKRLGLENMFLLSYLIRRESGKKQTGLGAEDRLSFEKILPSEPGRQKKELKVVSAVKKMGEWFKLIYWVFVYMFLQKGIDLSPKLTLATSKGIFIKRGIDSRIWGTGRSKLILGDINKKRFIDKMRKGKQQGRKIDELLIGWLTAKYKISEDQLDALSEMQIINELMEHITSSWQEIYDTVPSIKKLKNVKQIVAQIDQVKRFKVPPQRAYAILLDYGRITNISSMLNIALLEAFYPNAIQRRYDKTVLRSIINNYNLENILRIVSKLNSKFLKKLEVGYFSMKRKNSGIDKINILFFDYNHPQKLAQLDSVLPQLLEKSIQSILSSDDTFEEKIAYICERFVNSQPARDKYLELIFTEEINLLKSRYNQALESGTIDNQIAELLNRIEKIRVSSKKFFNGYFSNHFLFLAMDLELKLKEGLTFDQKLELLIKYFPDKNYFRDDILKNFLINAETDGQYEKIDALLYTEKKGILEDEQLLGNSLTEQKVKIVLENLSVADRKDLMLWIIGIKEMPLQIREYEELMGISFESIRDLFAISRESKQYAYVGESSRNQLIEFMFWGDKGIISDEKLFADFMNELREFIVKKTNIGKTMSPKLLKKIFSAVIKHSSPRKKLELVQSLALNLSSLFEGEGEERDDYEIISKLMESLGIIGIKIAQMIAYSSDIQIPPKLREKFAELGSKAKPLNKQFAFETIKNLEMQKRFPSIGRLLGSASIKIVFEAILDTSEKVALKIKRPDVAQNLAEDLEMFKKVCNELRSRGVKIPEGFENRASGSIAEDANFEREIENTKKLESQLDEINEQKSYAINAETPSPRSVLFVVPKMYPGSNESVLISELVKGYDLGRGEELIKSGKLTAEEFRQLKGIIFDFLMTQLFEKGYYLGDPHGGNFRIVIEDDGSIKIYLIDVGAMNDLKPKEGETYIETYAKLLKGLACLKLGLKTSDDFIDEAIFFKRAGYLTEDLKTDEMLSEILKKIPEEFRPYASISQFKKAVARDILFGWIRRTEKRTLPGKIEARPSIPPQAIVKKPFMAIGWEYFRDKYKWDEKKVENYIKFKAPAIETAVFQIVGLAIIMLGLPLIGVLWAVLGFAVAHTILEWKVRAKDIGKNFLFRLGFGFLIFLPFAGIASLLALIPSTLLPIIANLINIVITILVASPLVYKFHSKFNIYLYDLKQKPDNELTPLQRRIKKLPFLAISNRIFFVDEFGESLPREPKQEYSWELTGQHFFEIEKFMQRLAGTGYDVAKVEELLRYGFSPGVTLKKDEKFGVVPEIEAPLSEKRKFADHFIMGQYREKVNKIRELVGNAIYKYTLEYHNHAGLGKLDENENFIIFDFLEYNENYSIGSAVDLYFRVVKVLKGLNLFDKLAGGPNITGIMQKCARSIGKKTEETERIVRLTIERLQKEGAWTEVPYMASYLVAPGTYQKYGELNNLPENWYRLDFVQNYNEKGEYIYSVQKRDCELNFAPKYELSFTILPTVAVSAAGIVINAIWGITIFANPLLAVIILVISHIVFLFMHQVTKERILGASLMGAASGVVFWYLSQIIGVSWLMPLIWAITALVNWSIHKIYQIIFPKATLSVGALKLKLNPEFQKDFDKMKKEIEDASRLPVNLKKTFLPMNVNMASPDIKLIKAEENKLFAEYFRVLQNDPTAVKNLKEALVQNGFNKNQILEIFKGKADISLSKQDRRKFYDVMFNKAKIWPLMQKGFDLGISKIEEYLTFKEFAKDFFERYVSEEKISLIKTVASIMFAEDNDEFAILYKQGAASITLEEENALKKGEIRGTTRSSFDMTSGRIQQVNVVVNLDSGGFGNILAITLHEMGHALLYGFLGTIGAQYSEEHDFVVEGIAEHFTVLSFKLLDAYEIFIAKKGLGGKTIFWEWSKWSEFDIARRASDAYKLGYIL